caaaacatgattttttgtttgatagaatgttggtagaatatttttggctatTGGTATTAGAAACCATGGTGGAGGAAATGACCTGGGCCtattatcattattttttttttttaaccaaaaaattttttcaaattattataaaaaaactgaaataagaaaataaaaacgaaataaaaaaatagtttgttttgttttttaaaaaaaagttgtttgtttattattttttttgtggttttttgtaatggaaattttcttttgttgttgttgttgttgtagaacTAGTTAAAAGTAAAAACTTAAGgatattggtttttgttttgtttatactaaaatatattaaagatcataattaaaattaaataataattatttataataaagtttttttgtttttcttatataGTTTAGGTTTTATTAAATACATAAAAACAATGGGTaattcaaaataataataataataaaataataattataactgtaaaacaaaaaataataatatttttaattatatatataattttagaaaaataataattatagtatttcatttaaaaaaaaaaaaaacaaaatcaaaaaaaaggtttttattttgtaacaaCTGCCACTTTTTGTAAAGCAAAAAGATTTCATAAGGAACCATTTTGATTTTAACATTAAAATGGATCCTTATATCAAAGACATATATAAATATgccttaaataaaatatttatatatatgtatggataatcatagatatttttttaaaactcgcaGAGTTCTTGATAATtattagaaaataatttattatttaaaaatagaagtaataataaaaatttcaacattttttttttgtggtggggGGGGGGGAGTGAAGgagtcaaaaaaatgttttgaagaaatttttacaggaaattgTAGAGAAGACAAAAAAGGATTTTCTAAATCCTTATATAAATGAGTTCGATTTTTTTGTCATCTTCTTCTCAATCATTTTTCATAGCTATCCTTTGTTAAGGGTTaagtaaaatttgttttatagtgGTTAGGTAttccatttaatttaaaattaaattattattatttatcttaaaaacaaaaatggtttcatTTAATACAGGTtcattgtcaaattttgtttgtgtgtagcatatttttttcttcattaaaTTCAAGCTTATAAATataagtggtttgtgtgtgtgtaggttatttttcctttttaaataattttaaaatttaaaaaaaaaggatatctatatataataattttttgtttttcttacttAATTGCATGCATAAATTGTTTGtacagtttttgttgttgttttttttcaataatttaattcaatttataatataattattttttgggttttttgttgtttttttttgtaatttattttttttttaatattaacagcaaaaaaagtatgaaatatATAATCAACTTTTTCTTTTGCCCACCCCtgtaatttgttgttgttttttaaggAGTTAAGGAAATggtttatgcctttttttagtttttgttttgtacacCCTAGGCCTTTTTTAGTTACGCCCTTCATCTTCCTGATGTCTTCTTAAGTTTTActttgtaagattttttttaaaacttttgtgtgtgtgggttttttgcaaagattttttttttttgtgttatcaGTCTCGAACATTTTGAATTGTGTTTTTGTTgatgttattattgttttttaaatttacaaaaaataggattttttttttaattttcacaaaaaaaaaattggattcttttgtaattttcccaaaaaaaaaaaaacaaattttaatgaaaataaaaaaaaatccaaaaattgttttggttttttgtcaaaattaaaagatttttttttttaattttccaaaaaaaagattAGGATTTTTTTAACTACACAACAAAATAGGAtgcttttgtttaatttaaaaaagaaaaaacaaacaaaataatttggaCTTTTGtttcttcattttcacaaaaatatatgatttttttgattttccaaaaaaaatttaggattttttttaatttcccaaaacaaatttcgaaaaaaacacAGCTTTTATTCAAAGCTTAGGGCCGGGTAAAGCAAAAGTTTGGAGAGCTGGTAGAGGGGTTCCATTATACCCAACCACCTCTCCTCACGGAGCGCACAACGGAAGATCTCTTCGTTTAACACAAATACAAATACTGTTTAAAACTAAAGTCtccgaaaaaaaactttaggtAGCATTCTTCTGCTCTCAATGCTTGCTCTCGCTCTCTTACTCGCTCTCTTCCATTTTGGTTAATGAGTTGAGTCAAACACTCCCTTTAGACTCGCCACACTTACGCTTCAAGCATAACTTTTTGGATTTGATGTTGGGCTGGTGTTGACGAAGACGAAGAATTAACTGAGGCTACAGCCGTTGCGGCCACGGAGTTGGGACTTCCTGCCCCCGTTGCTGTCACCGTTACATCGGCCGATAATGTTGTTGTGGGATAACGTTGGGCTGCCGTTGCTGCTGCCACCAAGGCTTGCAATTTACTGGGTGGTGGGGTTGGTGATTTCTTGGACAAATTCAAGGGCTGTTGCGAATCGGCTATATCCACTTGTAATTCCAATAGCCTAGGCGGTGTATTCATGGCCGAGGGTGAGGGTCTGGGCGGTGATACAGAGGCTGAGGTTGAATGCGGTGATTGGAAATACACACCGCCTCCCGctgaggatgatgatgatgaggtgGAGGATGATGATGAACCATTACTGCTGGGCGACACTGATTGTTGGCGTTGATTTATCGTTGTGGTGGTTATAACCGAATGGCCCGCCCATCGTCCACCTCCCGCCGCGGGGGGTGGAGAGGCCAATGCCGTCACTGTGGTTGTCGATGgtgaattacaattggaattcgGTGAACTGCTAGAGTTGGGTGAATTACTGCCAACCGGATACAGACCATGATGCATGCTGTGGCCCGGAGCCGGGCTGCGGCTTCCCGGCCCGTGGGGTGAACAAGCCATTAGATTATTGGACGAAGATGATTCCCTCATTATGTAGTTCTGGATAATATCGGAACGCTTCATTTGCTCTGGCGTCATACGCGGTTCGGCCATGAGAGATTTGGCCAAAACCGAATGGGTACTCGACAGAGAGGAGGGCTGCGGCTGATGTGCTGCGGCTCCACTGTTTGAGTTCGTGGGTGTTGGCCTGGTCAAATGCATATGCAATTGGCTTTGGTGTTGAGCAATGGCCGGCGGTGAGGCTACAAAGGGGGCCGATTGTGGGGAATGCATAGCTTGGGGGACAATTAAAACATGGCTGGTGGAGGATGATTGGCCAGATACAGCGGCCGACGCCGCCGCCGCTGTTGCAGATACGGGGCCAGCTGCTGGTGGGGGACTGTTAACCATGGGAGGAGTTGAGGCTGCAGCAGGTATACATGATGACGACGACGTAGCTGAGGAAGCTGTTGTTGCATTCACATTTGCATTGGTCGAACTGGTGGCATCACCTTCACCACCCTCAAAATCACGATGACGCAAAGCCCGGAATTTCTTGTGAGGCTTATAGGCCTCGTCCATCAAGGAGTTGGTATCATATAAGGGCGGGGCCTGTAGTACACGCTTCAATACCGGCATATCATCAACTATCTGCCGCTTCAGGGTAGCCGCCGCCGACGATGTGGCATTCGAGGTTGAGGTGGCTGCCACGGTCATCGGTTGCGGTGATACCGACACTGTGACTTGTGTCGTACTAGCTGCTCCCGTATGATGGTCGCTACAATCCAAAGCATCATCGACACTTGAACGCGGACTGGAACAAGACGATGATCCTCCGGAGCTAACATTTTTGCTGCCACATTCGTTTTTCTCATTGCCCGATTCAATGCCCGAGTCGGTGGGTGAATCCAATTTACGATAGCGGTGCTGGGCCGATCCGACCGTCAGATGGTGGTGCAATTGTTGGTGGGAATGTGCCCGTACAATGGGTGTGATGGTCAAACCATTTTGCGTCAAATGAGCATGGGAGCCTACAATATCCAATTCATTTGTGGAGTCACCAGATGAGCCCGAGTTGGCTCGATTGCGTAAAGGGCAAGAGCCGGAGAGAGTGGCTGCCAGCAAAGGAGCCGAAGAGGCCAACGATGAGGTCTGCTGATGGCTATTGCTAAGCTGGTGTACAGGCGCTGTTGTAGTGCTGGCTATCTGATATTCCAAATCCCCCGACTCAGTACTGGAGACAGAACCCAATGGACTCTTAGCCTCCACATCCATGCGATGATCATCCCAGGCATTGggagatttcgacaaaatctgtTGATCATCATCCATCGACCACATTTGTTGACGCAGCAACTCTTTATGTTCCGTACGGAATACCACCAATTTCTCTGTATGCAAAGTACTCAGCGTTCGCAAGTCAGGCATTGTCTCTAGCAGCTTGCCCATAAATTCCGGTTGATCGGGACGATTTTGATTAATGATCGTCTGAAGACATCCCTTCAAACGATTATACATACGCTCAATCAATTCAATATTCCGCAAACCCGGTCTATCGGGGGTAATCAAAACAATAGCGCAGAAGAGGCCAATTTCGGCATCTGTTAAATTCATGGAATTCATACGTTCGGCAAAATTGAATGTGGAATCCACCAGGAAACGGGCATTGGCACCATTTTGTATAGCATCACGGCGCATCACCTGACCATTCAGGCAGATAATGCTATTGATGGAATTATCAAACATACAAATTAAACGCACGAACAAAGCATCGAAGAGGCCAGCCTTTAGCAAAGTGAATTTGTCATCTTGCGAGAGTAATTGGAAACCAGGAATCATACCGGCAAAATCAATGACACCACGTATGACATGGGCAAAACGCTGTGAGAACTCCTGTTCGGATTGTAATTCGGGGGCGGGATTTAAGGGACAGGCCTGCAAAATAGAAGAGAGGAAAATAAAGGATTAGACGAAGGACAAcaaaagattttgatttttttgtttctatttaaaagtaaaaatattttttatggctACTCTCTCTATAATTTTGCGGAAAAACCTTGCATGTCATAAGGAAATTATATACGccacgtgttttttttttgctgggttttctAATGTAAACTACATCGTCATTAGTTAGAAAAATAATACACAGTTATATGACATATGAAAAGTTCACGCGAAGGTCAACAGGAAGAGCATTAATAAAAtcgaatacaaaacaaaatagcaTTAGAAACAACAGAGAAATCATAACCATAAACCAACCAATCAGGTGAGACTTTATTgcgcaacaaaaacaaaagtctCAAATAATACATAgcgaaaatcaaaaaataaaaaaagaatgagAAAATatctgatattaaaaaaaatcattacatTATTTTCCactgtgaaaaaattaaatttaaattactcAGAGTGTTGACATCACTGGCTCTTTATATTAAACCGTTGCTATGGGCAAGAGCGAGAGAAAGAGGGAGAGAGCAAGAGTGATTATAGAGaaagtttcttaaaaaattgattttaatttaatcaaaatatctttaaaacattcagaaaatatttgatgttttccaaaaaattcaTATTATGATTGTGGAGATTATTTTTGAGctgtaaaaacaaattaaatttaaattactcTGAATGTTTAAGCATCACTGACTCTTTATGTTACACCTTTGATATGGGCAAGAGCACAAGAGGGAGAGTGAGAGCGAGATCTAGAGTGATTACagagaaatctaaattttacgGTTAATCTTCGTTAGGCTTGTAGTTCATATGCTTCAAATTAGAGGAGAATCACAAGGCAAGTATTGAGACGAGAAGAGAATAGTATGCATTTTTTCATTTCTCTCTTTCGCTTTCAAGGTCAATAACCCAAAAGTTCAAGGCATTTGCTTTATAGTTTCCTcattgttagtttttttttattttgtagtggCGGCGCCAACTGCAACTATTGATGAGAATTAGAAATTGCCAACACCCACCACCCTCTCCCCTTTTTGAAAATAACTATGGGTTTACAACAGCTGTATACCCATACCCACTCCCActcaacaaaaaaccaaaaaacactataaatatttattccGGTTTGCAAATGCTATAGTGGATATATATCTATaaactataaacaaaaaaacaacaacacaacaaATCTATATTTGTtagtgttattgttgttgtggtGGTGGCTTGTGCATATTTTAGAACGGTTTTAACGTCACTTTTTTTTCCTATACTATGACAATGAAATTTatagaacgaaaaaaaaaacaataacaagtcAACACGACAtacaaagtaaaataaaataaaaaaaaaaaaacaacgtcaGCAACGACGACTACGACGATGACAAAAGCAATAGCAACAAAAGGCAGGCATTTATTATTAAccttgaaaaatatttgtttctattcaagtatttAGTATACAGAACAAATCACAAACATACATACACCTTATTCACATACTACAAGCAAAACGATCTCATATGAAAATGGTCTTAGACATGCTctcaatgttttttgttttttttttttttgacataaatGTTAGATCGTacctttaaccaaaattttggcaattcacACTCTTTCAATTAACACAAACCCTACTCCCACCTACCCACTCACACACCCAGAGACACTAGAATAATTGCAATGCTGTAGGCTTATGTTATTGGGAGAATTATCTCTCACCTAGAGAATATCACCACATAGACTCTTTTAGTACTCAACTCATCATCATCAATACAAGAGAGACAACCTaatatatgtaggtttttttctaACATAAAAGATGATGACGTTAGCCAAGGGTAttttttgttggtgttgttgtgaTTGGGGCATCGTTTGTATGggcgtgcgtgtgtgtgtttatgATAGCCTTGGTCAAGTGCAAATTGCCGGTAATGTGGGTACGTACTTCTTCTGCTCACATACGTTTGTCTATATGTACTATATTCTGTGTGTGTTTTGTTGCTACACCTACCTACCTACCTACCTAAATGTGTATATAGACATCATTTTtgccaacaaaacaaaacacagaCGTTTTAAATATACATGAAGAAACCGGTATGCAAAGAACAAAACATCtttaatatatttcaaataaataaataaaaacaaaatattatatattgaaaGGGAATAATAATGAAATTCAAACCGGAAACAGTAGATGATTTTTTAAATGTGGGGTATAAAACAGTTTCAGTTATAGGTGAAGCTTTaaaaaaataccacaaaaaaaataaattatggttttaaaaagttttaattaaaaaataaataaaatttaaatcataattatattattttatttaattttttttaatgtgtgtATATGAACGATTTCAGTTATGGATAAAGatttaaaaataccaaaaaataataataatttttaaaatttttgaataaaaaaataaataaaatttaaatcataattatattattttattttattttattttatttttttttaatagaaatttctcCACAGACAAAAATATACCCAATATttctctgaagaaaattttaatttaatttaaaaaaatatctaattatacaattatttttcgagctttatggacatataatgcatttggacgtcaattgcctgtttcggtatcaggctaacatgtaatataatttaaaaaaatatctatattttttaatagaaaataaataaaattttaatgataattttattttatatatttttttatataatagaaattttgccacagaaaaaaatccccaatattttattttctatagagaaatttctaTTCTGTTCTTTCTTttcaaaaatatgcaaaaaaaaataaattattacggttttaaaattttttaataaataaataaaat
This is a stretch of genomic DNA from Haematobia irritans isolate KBUSLIRL chromosome 4, ASM5000362v1, whole genome shotgun sequence. It encodes these proteins:
- the Eip75B gene encoding ecdysone-induced protein 75B isoform X4, producing the protein MKMVMSADSSDCPSSSSGNGVVVGVEAPSTSAKISVICHMAQQQQQHQHQQSSQLSAINSEHLRHIHDDSASVLEDSAASSTTPGGPQILIGGGRSHLENALKLPPNTSVATYYQTTKLMENSGEDESLLGENEAGYMANLKQEEYHHNTPSQSNHGNVLYARATLAVASAATSSSAPVTDMDTVPTGAETAALMPANSSTNIVKLSPPSSRSMQNNSSVIYHNSLKKQNNTTTANSLILSQVLQQQHSSSASINPSNYHHAQTMGNHHNNNNNIVSTTESSINTQQQLLATAANGHHLNPYESFIINGNSGQYHPHPNHGQQSVNGVIALHHHNMPTTNPNNNSLYHVHHQQQQHLHPHHNVTSNGNQSIMVVAADSRPQTPEYIKSYPVMDTTVASSMKGEPELNIEFDGTTVLCRVCGDKASGFHYGVHSCEGCKGFFRRSIQQKIQYRPCTKNQQCSILRINRNRCQYCRLKKCIAVGMSRDAVRFGRVPKREKARILAAMQQSTQNRGQQRALASELDDQPRLLSAVLRAHLDTCEFTKEKVAAMRQRARECPSYSMPTLLACPLNPAPELQSEQEFSQRFAHVIRGVIDFAGMIPGFQLLSQDDKFTLLKAGLFDALFVRLICMFDNSINSIICLNGQVMRRDAIQNGANARFLVDSTFNFAERMNSMNLTDAEIGLFCAIVLITPDRPGLRNIELIERMYNRLKGCLQTIINQNRPDQPEFMGKLLETMPDLRTLSTLHTEKLVVFRTEHKELLRQQMWSMDDDQQILSKSPNAWDDHRMDVEAKSPLGSVSSTESGDLEYQIASTTTAPVHQLSNSHQQTSSLASSAPLLAATLSGSCPLRNRANSGSSGDSTNELDIVGSHAHLTQNGLTITPIVRAHSHQQLHHHLTVGSAQHRYRKLDSPTDSGIESGNEKNECGSKNVSSGGSSSCSSPRSSVDDALDCSDHHTGAASTTQVTVSVSPQPMTVAATSTSNATSSAAATLKRQIVDDMPVLKRVLQAPPLYDTNSLMDEAYKPHKKFRALRHRDFEGGEGDATSSTNANVNATTASSATSSSSCIPAAASTPPMVNSPPPAAGPVSATAAAASAAVSGQSSSTSHVLIVPQAMHSPQSAPFVASPPAIAQHQSQLHMHLTRPTPTNSNSGAAAHQPQPSSLSSTHSVLAKSLMAEPRMTPEQMKRSDIIQNYIMRESSSSNNLMACSPHGPGSRSPAPGHSMHHGLYPVGSNSPNSSSSPNSNCNSPSTTTVTALASPPPAAGGGRWAGHSVITTTTINQRQQSVSPSSNGSSSSSTSSSSSSAGGGVYFQSPHSTSASVSPPRPSPSAMNTPPRLLELQVDIADSQQPLNLSKKSPTPPPSKLQALVAAATAAQRYPTTTLSADVTVTATGAGSPNSVAATAVASVNSSSSSTPAQHQIQKVMLEA
- the Eip75B gene encoding ecdysone-induced protein 75B isoform X2, encoding MLKKLRCLEAAANLARETTNSTNNAGGNQPSGTSGNSSNTATTTTPATTPTNVKIIKTEPLDFEMLHLEEKDLRERGNMTLRDRETNQTSTASLPQRYQHVQVQTVPPRQGITNNGSSQKVILTPRIEYVQIPVNGDKQGSSQHQQQQQQIIITRSLPGASPMTNVSSSAGPGSTSGQQQQHHHHPLISRRHSASPSQYHRLSLAVTHSQSSHSAPSSPPPLHHQHQQQQSSNSLGSATATTTTTTGTAQQSQQQQHVRVIRDGRLYEEPIACTNALRRQSVSPPPLQPYTRSAPVSPANGVIGGLVRRYTPQSPPAPSLAPPPPPPPPPLPGSGQSSAAAASSTSNCPIGNTSSSGSLSGNNGTVSSSSGHHLTNSTSSSSSSSSSANNNTNSCSSTPSTNNNNTAMRPPPPPPPPKIKHTNASAMVLGGSGGSHHGVVMSGNSCGMVGPNMSSSTCSPSSSTASSTSSLSPSSGSAPSMSLSGNCEEPSSSIPDLEFDGTTVLCRVCGDKASGFHYGVHSCEGCKGFFRRSIQQKIQYRPCTKNQQCSILRINRNRCQYCRLKKCIAVGMSRDAVRFGRVPKREKARILAAMQQSTQNRGQQRALASELDDQPRLLSAVLRAHLDTCEFTKEKVAAMRQRARECPSYSMPTLLACPLNPAPELQSEQEFSQRFAHVIRGVIDFAGMIPGFQLLSQDDKFTLLKAGLFDALFVRLICMFDNSINSIICLNGQVMRRDAIQNGANARFLVDSTFNFAERMNSMNLTDAEIGLFCAIVLITPDRPGLRNIELIERMYNRLKGCLQTIINQNRPDQPEFMGKLLETMPDLRTLSTLHTEKLVVFRTEHKELLRQQMWSMDDDQQILSKSPNAWDDHRMDVEAKSPLGSVSSTESGDLEYQIASTTTAPVHQLSNSHQQTSSLASSAPLLAATLSGSCPLRNRANSGSSGDSTNELDIVGSHAHLTQNGLTITPIVRAHSHQQLHHHLTVGSAQHRYRKLDSPTDSGIESGNEKNECGSKNVSSGGSSSCSSPRSSVDDALDCSDHHTGAASTTQVTVSVSPQPMTVAATSTSNATSSAAATLKRQIVDDMPVLKRVLQAPPLYDTNSLMDEAYKPHKKFRALRHRDFEGGEGDATSSTNANVNATTASSATSSSSCIPAAASTPPMVNSPPPAAGPVSATAAAASAAVSGQSSSTSHVLIVPQAMHSPQSAPFVASPPAIAQHQSQLHMHLTRPTPTNSNSGAAAHQPQPSSLSSTHSVLAKSLMAEPRMTPEQMKRSDIIQNYIMRESSSSNNLMACSPHGPGSRSPAPGHSMHHGLYPVGSNSPNSSSSPNSNCNSPSTTTVTALASPPPAAGGGRWAGHSVITTTTINQRQQSVSPSSNGSSSSSTSSSSSSAGGGVYFQSPHSTSASVSPPRPSPSAMNTPPRLLELQVDIADSQQPLNLSKKSPTPPPSKLQALVAAATAAQRYPTTTLSADVTVTATGAGSPNSVAATAVASVNSSSSSTPAQHQIQKVMLEA
- the Eip75B gene encoding ecdysone-induced protein 75B isoform X3; translation: MLKKLRCLEAAANLARETTNSTNNAGGNQPSGTSGNSSNTATTTTPATTPTNVKIIKTEPLDFEMLHLEEKDLRERGNMTLRDRETNQTSTASLPQRYQHVQVQTVPPRQGITNNGSSQKVILTPRIEYVQIPVNGDKQGSSQHQQQQQQIIITRSLPGASPMTNVSSSAGPGSTSGQQQQHHHHPLISRRHSASPSQYHRLSLAVTHSQSSHSAPSSPPPLHHQHQQQQSSNSLGSATATTTTTTGTAQQSQQQQHVRVIRDGRLYEEPIACTNALRRQSVSPPPLQPYTRSAPVSPANGVIGGLVRRYTPQSPPAPSLAPPPPPPPPPLPGSGQSSAAAASSTSNCPIGNTSSSGSLSGNNGTGGSGGSHHGVVMSGNSCGMVGPNMSSSTCSPSSSTASSTSSLSPSSGSAPSMSLSGNCEEPSSSIPDLEFDGTTVLCRVCGDKASGFHYGVHSCEGCKGFFRRSIQQKIQYRPCTKNQQCSILRINRNRCQYCRLKKCIAVGMSRDAVRFGRVPKREKARILAAMQQSTQNRGQQRALASELDDQPRLLSAVLRAHLDTCEFTKEKVAAMRQRARECPSYSMPTLLACPLNPAPELQSEQEFSQRFAHVIRGVIDFAGMIPGFQLLSQDDKFTLLKAGLFDALFVRLICMFDNSINSIICLNGQVMRRDAIQNGANARFLVDSTFNFAERMNSMNLTDAEIGLFCAIVLITPDRPGLRNIELIERMYNRLKGCLQTIINQNRPDQPEFMGKLLETMPDLRTLSTLHTEKLVVFRTEHKELLRQQMWSMDDDQQILSKSPNAWDDHRMDVEAKSPLGSVSSTESGDLEYQIASTTTAPVHQLSNSHQQTSSLASSAPLLAATLSGSCPLRNRANSGSSGDSTNELDIVGSHAHLTQNGLTITPIVRAHSHQQLHHHLTVGSAQHRYRKLDSPTDSGIESGNEKNECGSKNVSSGGSSSCSSPRSSVDDALDCSDHHTGAASTTQVTVSVSPQPMTVAATSTSNATSSAAATLKRQIVDDMPVLKRVLQAPPLYDTNSLMDEAYKPHKKFRALRHRDFEGGEGDATSSTNANVNATTASSATSSSSCIPAAASTPPMVNSPPPAAGPVSATAAAASAAVSGQSSSTSHVLIVPQAMHSPQSAPFVASPPAIAQHQSQLHMHLTRPTPTNSNSGAAAHQPQPSSLSSTHSVLAKSLMAEPRMTPEQMKRSDIIQNYIMRESSSSNNLMACSPHGPGSRSPAPGHSMHHGLYPVGSNSPNSSSSPNSNCNSPSTTTVTALASPPPAAGGGRWAGHSVITTTTINQRQQSVSPSSNGSSSSSTSSSSSSAGGGVYFQSPHSTSASVSPPRPSPSAMNTPPRLLELQVDIADSQQPLNLSKKSPTPPPSKLQALVAAATAAQRYPTTTLSADVTVTATGAGSPNSVAATAVASVNSSSSSTPAQHQIQKVMLEA
- the Eip75B gene encoding ecdysone-induced protein 75B isoform X1, encoding MVCAMQELTTSAVAITEHHHHHHHHHLHGPPTMAGYQQQQQQHQQQQLMGAPQQLEVRTLGNGQILTTTSGLQQHHSQQSGLPQQQMTTIVVLATPEAAAALANNNTTTNTQQQQHYGQIPANLIQQQQQHKLTTNKSQQLKKQHASLVRLLESAPLTKKANNGQQQQQQQQMITQTPSPMVQQQRFQQHIVLPQTQQQQHIIYVEQKPKQQQQQQQLHQHQMLAQQLAQPKRLKPNSITSNSNTITTSNSSTTLSNVANTNTTSTSNIIQPTSSVVTTLASALTTSSNEGFSSRQQHFLVLPAATTATAATSLSTTSTTSSTAAVDSSNIIKTSLQIYNNHNFSTQQQQQQQPQNIPSQDHKTPATPPQQHFLETKINNDLNVSDKDMDDKKMTKTSIENDYEPQQCPWKKIRYARELKQKEQQQQKECTTDEDHAADGIKGQESRPQQQQICDKLTQNEDKDKTTNTNSHLTTNTLSQTNTTSSLGMNLAEQTHKEIAILLQQQQQNYQQQQQQQKRRDSSDSNSSLISNTSSTHSLSNGCTCTPQQLKQQRERHSTNNNNNNNSDDDHLDILNLRHNTIVTSDDQMMDEDYCDCPNCHMDSMGCDQDHDDDGHHNQQKEEEQTTLNYLCQKFDENLETGKHHNTTMDVKQLNDAIIKKDIKMELADGGDVNGETPETGKDKTAAMGDNKESRNDKGFFRRSIQQKIQYRPCTKNQQCSILRINRNRCQYCRLKKCIAVGMSRDAVRFGRVPKREKARILAAMQQSTQNRGQQRALASELDDQPRLLSAVLRAHLDTCEFTKEKVAAMRQRARECPSYSMPTLLACPLNPAPELQSEQEFSQRFAHVIRGVIDFAGMIPGFQLLSQDDKFTLLKAGLFDALFVRLICMFDNSINSIICLNGQVMRRDAIQNGANARFLVDSTFNFAERMNSMNLTDAEIGLFCAIVLITPDRPGLRNIELIERMYNRLKGCLQTIINQNRPDQPEFMGKLLETMPDLRTLSTLHTEKLVVFRTEHKELLRQQMWSMDDDQQILSKSPNAWDDHRMDVEAKSPLGSVSSTESGDLEYQIASTTTAPVHQLSNSHQQTSSLASSAPLLAATLSGSCPLRNRANSGSSGDSTNELDIVGSHAHLTQNGLTITPIVRAHSHQQLHHHLTVGSAQHRYRKLDSPTDSGIESGNEKNECGSKNVSSGGSSSCSSPRSSVDDALDCSDHHTGAASTTQVTVSVSPQPMTVAATSTSNATSSAAATLKRQIVDDMPVLKRVLQAPPLYDTNSLMDEAYKPHKKFRALRHRDFEGGEGDATSSTNANVNATTASSATSSSSCIPAAASTPPMVNSPPPAAGPVSATAAAASAAVSGQSSSTSHVLIVPQAMHSPQSAPFVASPPAIAQHQSQLHMHLTRPTPTNSNSGAAAHQPQPSSLSSTHSVLAKSLMAEPRMTPEQMKRSDIIQNYIMRESSSSNNLMACSPHGPGSRSPAPGHSMHHGLYPVGSNSPNSSSSPNSNCNSPSTTTVTALASPPPAAGGGRWAGHSVITTTTINQRQQSVSPSSNGSSSSSTSSSSSSAGGGVYFQSPHSTSASVSPPRPSPSAMNTPPRLLELQVDIADSQQPLNLSKKSPTPPPSKLQALVAAATAAQRYPTTTLSADVTVTATGAGSPNSVAATAVASVNSSSSSTPAQHQIQKVMLEA
- the Eip75B gene encoding ecdysone-induced protein 75B isoform X5; its protein translation is MAEELPILKSILKGNINYHNAPVRFGRVPKREKARILAAMQQSTQNRGQQRALASELDDQPRLLSAVLRAHLDTCEFTKEKVAAMRQRARECPSYSMPTLLACPLNPAPELQSEQEFSQRFAHVIRGVIDFAGMIPGFQLLSQDDKFTLLKAGLFDALFVRLICMFDNSINSIICLNGQVMRRDAIQNGANARFLVDSTFNFAERMNSMNLTDAEIGLFCAIVLITPDRPGLRNIELIERMYNRLKGCLQTIINQNRPDQPEFMGKLLETMPDLRTLSTLHTEKLVVFRTEHKELLRQQMWSMDDDQQILSKSPNAWDDHRMDVEAKSPLGSVSSTESGDLEYQIASTTTAPVHQLSNSHQQTSSLASSAPLLAATLSGSCPLRNRANSGSSGDSTNELDIVGSHAHLTQNGLTITPIVRAHSHQQLHHHLTVGSAQHRYRKLDSPTDSGIESGNEKNECGSKNVSSGGSSSCSSPRSSVDDALDCSDHHTGAASTTQVTVSVSPQPMTVAATSTSNATSSAAATLKRQIVDDMPVLKRVLQAPPLYDTNSLMDEAYKPHKKFRALRHRDFEGGEGDATSSTNANVNATTASSATSSSSCIPAAASTPPMVNSPPPAAGPVSATAAAASAAVSGQSSSTSHVLIVPQAMHSPQSAPFVASPPAIAQHQSQLHMHLTRPTPTNSNSGAAAHQPQPSSLSSTHSVLAKSLMAEPRMTPEQMKRSDIIQNYIMRESSSSNNLMACSPHGPGSRSPAPGHSMHHGLYPVGSNSPNSSSSPNSNCNSPSTTTVTALASPPPAAGGGRWAGHSVITTTTINQRQQSVSPSSNGSSSSSTSSSSSSAGGGVYFQSPHSTSASVSPPRPSPSAMNTPPRLLELQVDIADSQQPLNLSKKSPTPPPSKLQALVAAATAAQRYPTTTLSADVTVTATGAGSPNSVAATAVASVNSSSSSTPAQHQIQKVMLEA